GTGCCTGAACGAAAAAGCAGTTTTCTTGAAGAGTTGGGTGAGAGTACGGTTGAAGTCCTTCGTGATATCAAGGATTTCATTACCTTTCTCGGGCATCTATTTTCCACGCTCTTCCATGCGGTATTCAACCCAAAAAATATCCGTTTGAAAGAGATGGTCTACCATATACACCATTCCGGTTTCAATGCGCTGGTCATCATCGGACTGACCTCTTTTCTGGTAGGGATGGTCATTGCCTATCAGGGTGCGGTGCAGCTGGCGAAATTCGGTGCGGACATCTTCATCGTCGATACAGTAGGTATTTCGATCGTGCGGGAATTGGGCCCGATGATCACTGCGATCGTCATTGCAGGACGGAGTGGTTCGGCCTATACGGCTGAGATCGGTGCCATGAAGATCACAGAGGAGATCGCTGCCATGCGTACCATGGGGTTCGACCCCTACAATTTCCTCGTTTTACCACGGATCTTTGCCTTGATGATCTCTCTGCCGCTGCTGATATTCTTTTCGGATATGATGGGGATTTTCGGCGGTATGGTGGCATCACAGATGCAACTGAATATCTCGATGGCACAGTTCGTGGACAGGCTTTATGAAGTGCTTGAACTCAAACATTATGTCCTGGGGATGATCAAAGGGCCGGTCTTTGCCTTTGTCATTGCCGCAGTCGGCTGCTTCAGAGGTTTCCAGGTCTCGGACAATACGGAGAGCCTTGGCCTGCATACCACAGCCTCTGTCGTGAACTCCATCTTCCTTGTCATCGCGTTCGATGCACTCTTCTCGGTCATCTATACGGAGCTTGACCTGTGAGCGGGCAAAAGATAGTCATAGAAGCCAAAGGTATCGTGACACGCTTTGGGGAACGGACCGTCCATGACGGTGTCAGTCTGCAGATCAGGGAGAACGAAATCTACGGTATCCTCGGAGAGAGCGGATCGGGAAAATCGGTACTGATGAAAGAGATGATCATGCTGCTCGAGCCCAATGCGGGAGAGATGATGGTACTGGGAAAGGACCTGGGGACCATCTCCTACAAAGAGGCACAGCAGCTCCGAAGGGAGTGGGGTGTGCTTTTTCAGTTCGGTGCACTCTACTCCTCCATGACTATTGCGGAGAACATAGAGGTCCAGCTCAAGGAGTATACCGATATCAGCAAAGAGATGCGGGACAAACTGGTACGCTCCAAGATCGCACTGGTAGGGCTCGATGCACATGTAGGCAGCCTCTACCCTGCAGAACTAAGCGGCGGGATGATCAAAAGGGCGGCGCTGGCACGGGCTTTGGCTATGGAGCCAAAACTGCTTTTCCTGGATGAACCCACTTCCGGCCTTGACCCCGTAGGGGCACGGAATTTCGATGCGCTCATCGTGGAGCTTCGCAAAATGCTGGGTATCACGGTCGTGATGATCACGCACGATCTTGACTCTATTTTCAGCATTGTGGACAGAATGGCTGTTCTGGCGGACAAACGGGTGGTGGCAGAAGGTCCTTTGGAAAATGTGTTACAATCACAACATCCTTTTGTTGAAGCGTTCTTCAAGAACGACTATACGAAAGAGAAGTATGTGGACAAGTTGGAGAAGAAGAGGGTGGAACATGTATAGCAGGGTCAATTATACTATTGTCGGTATCTTTGTGTTGCTTTTTGGTGCAGGGCTTGTGGGATTTACCTTCTGGCTTGCCAAGTACGGTATACAGAATGAATATACCCTCTACAAGCTTTATATGAAAGAATCTGTTTCCGGACTTTCCAAAGATTCGACAGTAAGGCTCAGGGGTGTAGATGTGGGGCGTGTAAGCGAAATACGCATCGATCCGAATGATATAGAGCGTATTGAAGTCCTCTTGAAGATACGTTCCGATGTACCCATCAAGGAAGATATGGTCGCGCATACGGAGATGCTTGGTATTACCGGACTCCTTGCCATAGATATCTCCGGCGGTACCAACGGTGCAAAACTGTTAAGATCAAAAAACGGTGAGATACCTGTCATCCCGACGGCACCTTCATGGTTCAGCAAGACGACCAAAGGCATCGGTACGCTTGCCGAAGATCTGACCGATCTTCTACATCGGGGTGAAAAGCTGATGAACGATAAGAATATCGAAGCCTTTGACCATATTCTGGAAAATACAGAAGCGCTTACTGCCAAAACTGTAGGGACGCTGGATGAGTTCAATGCGACCATGCAGCTCTATAAAGAGGCTGTGGTCAAACTCAATGAAGATGTACACACTTTCAGCCAGGACTTTTCGAAGATCACGAACAATACGGTACCGGCACTCAAATCACTGAGAAAAGCCACCAAAAATTTCAACCGTTTGACACTTGAGGCTGAGAAGAGCCTCAACAGGGGAGATTACAACATCAAAGAGACCTTCCAACCGATGCTGGTCGATATCGGTATTTTGACAGAACAGCTGACCGACCTGACACGTGAACTGCAGCAGAGTCCAAGCAGTGTGTTGTTCAAATCTAGAAAAAGAAGAAGGGGACCCGGAGAATGAGATATATTATACTGTTGAGTCTGTTCCTGTTGAGCGGGTGCAGCATGAAAGAGGCACCGGTCATGAAAGTGTACAGCCTGGTGGTTCCTTCCATCACACCGGTATCCCATGCCCGATATCGAAACAAGATACTGAAGGTCTCTTATCCTATTGCATTGAGCGAAAAATTGAATGACAGAATGAATTACTCCTACTCTCTGACGGATAAAGGAGAATATCTTAATTCACGCTGGTCGAACGATACCGGAAAACTGCTGCAGGGAAGTGTGATTCAGATGCTTACAGAGAGCAGGATTTTCAAGGTCGTCGTACCGTTTGCGTCAGATGTGGAAGAAAATCTTCGCCTTGAAAGCACTGTCTTTGACTTTTCACATCATGTAAGAGGAGAGTCCTCCTATGCCGTTGTTTCCATACAGTTCACTTTGATGAATGCCGAGACGGGAAAACTGGTCAAGGCACGAAGATTCAGATATAGGGAACCCACTGCAACGATCGATGCCAAAGGGTATGTTGAGGCGACCAACCGCATCATGGGCAGGTTGGGCCATGATCTCGTAAATTGGCTACGTTAAGTTTGATTTATTATAATGTCACGGCTTAATAAAAAAGGATGATGAATGAAAAAACAATTACTTGCAGCTGTATTTGCAGCACAGTTGATGACACAACTTTATGCCGGAGGTGAGGTTGAACCTGTTGAAACAGTGGAAACAGAAGCAATAGAAGCAGAAGAGTCCCGTTTCTATATTGTTGCCAAGGGGATGGCGATCATGGGTGATGACGTGGCACATGGCGAAGCCATGCTGGAAGGAGACAACGGGTACGGTTTCGGGATCGATATCGGGTACCGTCTCGGACACGGTTTTGCAGTGGAATATGATTTCTCCTATTCTCAGAATACAGTGATCGAAAGAGTTGAAGGCCATGAGTTTGAAGAGCTTGATGCTGACTACTATACCTCTGCATTGGATATCGTCTATACCTATGAGATGACAGAAACGATCGGGCTCTTTGCCAAAGCAGGGTATGAACTTGAGTGGGAGACCATCGACAAGATTGGTATCGACAGTGAGGACCATGACGGTTTTGTCTTCGGTGTCGGTTTTGAAGTGGCAATGAACGAAAGTTATAAATTCGTTGCAGAGTACGAACACTCTACGATCGATGGACCACGCGGAGATGCACTTTTTGCAGGATTGATGCTTAACTTCTAATCACAGCCACAGTTCTCCATCAGTTTGGATGGTGAACTGTCACACTTCATCGAAGGGAACAGTTCTTTCTTCTTTCGTTTCCAGATCTTTTACCCAGACTGTACCGTTTTTCAGCTCATCTTCACCGATAAGAAGGGCAAATCTTGCATTGGCTTTGTCCACACCTTTCATATGGCTCTTGAAGCCTTTGGAGTTGTACTCGACCGTCACTTTGGTCTCCTGGCGTTTTTTGGCTGCCAGTGCAAAGAGTAATTCGACCGCTTCGGGAACCAGGGCACCCATATAGTAACCCTCTCTATCCACTTCAGGCATCTGCACCAGTTCCATAATACGTTCGATCCCGATGGCAAAACCTACTGCAGGTGTGGGTTTCCCGTCAAGATACTCTACCAGTTTGTCATACCGTCCGCCACCGGCGATGGCAGACTGTGAACCGATCTCATTGCTGACGAACTCGAAGGCGGTCTTATTGTAGTAGTCGAGGCCTCTGACAAGGTTGGTATCGACTGTGTATGAGATGCCTGCCTTGTCCAGAAGAGCAGTGAGTTTTAGGAAGTCCGTATCACACTCTTCACAGAGATTGCTGATAAGTTTCGGAGAGCTTTCCAGCAGAGACTGACACTTCTCGTTTTTACAGTCAAGTACACGAATAGGGTTGGTACCGATACGTCGGTTACAGTCTTCACAGAGTTCCGGACTGATATCGGTGAGGAATCCGACAAGATTCTGTTTGTAGGGAGGCATACATTCCGGACAGCCCAGTGAATTGATGAGCAGGTCAAAACCGATTCCAAGTTCATCAAAGATCTGGCCGATCATGGTGATGATGGTAAAATCCTCATAGACGGACGCTTCACCGAAACTCTCGCAGCCGAACTGGTGGAATTCTCTCAATCGTCCCTTTTGCGGACGCTCGTAACGGAACATCGGTCCATAGTAGTAGAACTTCTGTTTGACAGGCTGGCGGTCGAGTTTGGCAGAGACAAAAGCACGTACGATGCCTGCTGTACCCTCAGGGCGCATACAGACATCATTGCCTCCTTTGTCCTCGAACCGGTACATCTCTTTCCCGACAATATCGGAGCTTTCACCTACAGAACGTCTGAACAGTGCAGTCTCTTCCAAAATGGGGGTCTCGATGTAGCTGTAGCCGTAACGTTTGGCTATGTTGATGGCAGTGGTAACAATGTGTACAAAACGCCGGGAGTCCTCGAACGTGAGGTCCTTCATACCGCGTAAAGGCTTTATCATGGTTGATCCTTAGAGTTGTCGTAGGGTCGGTCGTACCGACCAAATACAAAATAAATTGAGGAATTATACCTTCAAGTAGGTAAGAATGGATTGATGGATATTCTCAATGCTGTCCGTAGCATCGATGAAGAGATGGGGAATCCCCAGTTTGAGGATACTCTCTTTCATATGTTCCTGAACCCTGAGCAGATATTCCAGCCCCCGTAGTTCGATCCCATCAAGGGATTTTTGGGAAGTACGCTCCCTGAGTGTCTCCATATCGGTCAGAAAAAGGATGATCCTGTCGGGAAAATGTTCCTTGAGGGCAAAACGGTTGAGGTGGACCAGCTCATCAAAGCTGAAATCCCCGTTGGCCAGGGCATAGCCTATGCCAGAGATAAAGCCTCTGTCCGAAATGACCACTTTGTCCTTGTTGGGTTCTATCACCTCTTCGTAATGTTCGGCACGGTCAGCCAGAAAGAGCAGCAGTTCGGCTCTTTTGGAACGCAGTGAATCGCTCAGAAGGATCTCCCTGGCTTTCTTTCCGAAGGCTGTACCACCAGGCTCATGCGTAGTGATGATACCGGGATGTACCTGTGCAAGCAGTTCTATCTGTGTGCTTTTGCCGCAGGTATCGATGCCTTCAAAAAGAATATACATTATTTTCGGTACTCCCGGATCATTCTATAGGTCTCTTCGGGCAGAAGATGGTCCACTTTTCCGTCATAGGCAAGTATGGCACGGACCACCGAAGAGCTCACGAAAGCATGTTGGAGACTTGGCATGAGATAGATGGTCTCGAGCTCTTTTTTCAGTGAAGCATTGGCATAGCCCATCTGCAGTTCATACTCGAAGTCACTTACCGCTCTGAGACCTCTGACGACAATGTTGGCATCGAGA
The window above is part of the Sulfurovum riftiae genome. Proteins encoded here:
- the hisS gene encoding histidine--tRNA ligase, translated to MIKPLRGMKDLTFEDSRRFVHIVTTAINIAKRYGYSYIETPILEETALFRRSVGESSDIVGKEMYRFEDKGGNDVCMRPEGTAGIVRAFVSAKLDRQPVKQKFYYYGPMFRYERPQKGRLREFHQFGCESFGEASVYEDFTIITMIGQIFDELGIGFDLLINSLGCPECMPPYKQNLVGFLTDISPELCEDCNRRIGTNPIRVLDCKNEKCQSLLESSPKLISNLCEECDTDFLKLTALLDKAGISYTVDTNLVRGLDYYNKTAFEFVSNEIGSQSAIAGGGRYDKLVEYLDGKPTPAVGFAIGIERIMELVQMPEVDREGYYMGALVPEAVELLFALAAKKRQETKVTVEYNSKGFKSHMKGVDKANARFALLIGEDELKNGTVWVKDLETKEERTVPFDEV
- a CDS encoding porin family protein, giving the protein MKKQLLAAVFAAQLMTQLYAGGEVEPVETVETEAIEAEESRFYIVAKGMAIMGDDVAHGEAMLEGDNGYGFGIDIGYRLGHGFAVEYDFSYSQNTVIERVEGHEFEELDADYYTSALDIVYTYEMTETIGLFAKAGYELEWETIDKIGIDSEDHDGFVFGVGFEVAMNESYKFVAEYEHSTIDGPRGDALFAGLMLNF
- the coaD gene encoding pantetheine-phosphate adenylyltransferase, yielding MRSAIYPGTFDPITNGHLDIIKRACSMFDRIIVAVAASEAKKPMFTLEQRIQMVQSATRDFPKIEVIGFDKLLVDLSDDLDANIVVRGLRAVSDFEYELQMGYANASLKKELETIYLMPSLQHAFVSSSVVRAILAYDGKVDHLLPEETYRMIREYRK
- a CDS encoding ABC transporter ATP-binding protein, whose amino-acid sequence is MSGQKIVIEAKGIVTRFGERTVHDGVSLQIRENEIYGILGESGSGKSVLMKEMIMLLEPNAGEMMVLGKDLGTISYKEAQQLRREWGVLFQFGALYSSMTIAENIEVQLKEYTDISKEMRDKLVRSKIALVGLDAHVGSLYPAELSGGMIKRAALARALAMEPKLLFLDEPTSGLDPVGARNFDALIVELRKMLGITVVMITHDLDSIFSIVDRMAVLADKRVVAEGPLENVLQSQHPFVEAFFKNDYTKEKYVDKLEKKRVEHV
- a CDS encoding MlaD family protein translates to MYSRVNYTIVGIFVLLFGAGLVGFTFWLAKYGIQNEYTLYKLYMKESVSGLSKDSTVRLRGVDVGRVSEIRIDPNDIERIEVLLKIRSDVPIKEDMVAHTEMLGITGLLAIDISGGTNGAKLLRSKNGEIPVIPTAPSWFSKTTKGIGTLAEDLTDLLHRGEKLMNDKNIEAFDHILENTEALTAKTVGTLDEFNATMQLYKEAVVKLNEDVHTFSQDFSKITNNTVPALKSLRKATKNFNRLTLEAEKSLNRGDYNIKETFQPMLVDIGILTEQLTDLTRELQQSPSSVLFKSRKRRRGPGE
- the tmk gene encoding dTMP kinase — its product is MYILFEGIDTCGKSTQIELLAQVHPGIITTHEPGGTAFGKKAREILLSDSLRSKRAELLLFLADRAEHYEEVIEPNKDKVVISDRGFISGIGYALANGDFSFDELVHLNRFALKEHFPDRIILFLTDMETLRERTSQKSLDGIELRGLEYLLRVQEHMKESILKLGIPHLFIDATDSIENIHQSILTYLKV
- a CDS encoding ABC-type transport auxiliary lipoprotein family protein; protein product: MRYIILLSLFLLSGCSMKEAPVMKVYSLVVPSITPVSHARYRNKILKVSYPIALSEKLNDRMNYSYSLTDKGEYLNSRWSNDTGKLLQGSVIQMLTESRIFKVVVPFASDVEENLRLESTVFDFSHHVRGESSYAVVSIQFTLMNAETGKLVKARRFRYREPTATIDAKGYVEATNRIMGRLGHDLVNWLR
- a CDS encoding ABC transporter permease translates to MEYIVIREDQHQITIVAQGEWTLSTVQEIERVLQRVPLKKRIVWDLSGVDEFDSAGVLLFIEYFEYFKKKTEVEVRGYTSSQKEMYDLLIGHMVEPVPERKSSFLEELGESTVEVLRDIKDFITFLGHLFSTLFHAVFNPKNIRLKEMVYHIHHSGFNALVIIGLTSFLVGMVIAYQGAVQLAKFGADIFIVDTVGISIVRELGPMITAIVIAGRSGSAYTAEIGAMKITEEIAAMRTMGFDPYNFLVLPRIFALMISLPLLIFFSDMMGIFGGMVASQMQLNISMAQFVDRLYEVLELKHYVLGMIKGPVFAFVIAAVGCFRGFQVSDNTESLGLHTTASVVNSIFLVIAFDALFSVIYTELDL